The Nitrospira sp. CR1.1 genome has a segment encoding these proteins:
- a CDS encoding cupin domain-containing protein — MKVIALSDCQQFSQDKMKKNNLFETPRFFCDIYCFEPGQEQKGHIHGEQDKVYIVLEGEGTFQVGPEKRVLGAGQGTMAAAGEEHGVRNHSAQRLKVLVFVAPNP; from the coding sequence ATGAAGGTCATCGCCCTCTCGGATTGTCAGCAGTTCAGCCAGGACAAAATGAAAAAGAATAACCTGTTCGAAACGCCGCGGTTTTTTTGCGACATCTATTGTTTCGAACCAGGGCAGGAACAGAAGGGTCATATTCACGGCGAACAGGACAAGGTCTACATCGTGCTGGAGGGCGAAGGCACGTTTCAGGTCGGCCCGGAAAAACGCGTGCTGGGAGCCGGGCAGGGAACGATGGCGGCCGCTGGTGAGGAACATGGGGTCAGGAATCACAGCGCGCAGCGTCTAAAAGTGCTCGTGTTTGTCGCGCCGAATCCCTGA
- a CDS encoding heterodisulfide reductase, with product MPLTFALYPGCAAKGATPELYQSTMAIIGRLGIEVVELAASSCCGAGVIGEADPDLALALNARTFAQAERMGLDVMTICGTCQGVMSAANRRLKHEPATLERVNKMLAQDGISYGGGVQVKHLLWIAVRDLGLGRVTETVRSPFRDFRIAPFYGCYMLRPSWELGFDDPENPSSLEKIIRAVGGEPVAYAGRTKCCGFPIILEKEAIAVAMAGTNMKDAKDHGADFMVTPCPLCHMSLDIYQERAGRAVKTELNLPILHLPQLLGLAMGIPAQDLGLSRHLISVERIVTRLQTPDTTHSSLPVEPTT from the coding sequence ATGCCGCTCACATTTGCCCTCTATCCCGGTTGCGCTGCCAAAGGCGCAACGCCTGAACTCTACCAATCCACCATGGCCATCATCGGCCGCCTGGGCATCGAGGTCGTTGAACTCGCGGCCTCGTCCTGCTGCGGTGCCGGGGTCATCGGGGAAGCGGACCCGGACCTGGCTCTCGCGCTCAATGCCCGCACCTTCGCCCAGGCCGAACGGATGGGACTGGACGTGATGACGATTTGCGGCACCTGCCAGGGAGTCATGAGCGCAGCCAATCGGCGCCTGAAACACGAGCCGGCAACCCTTGAGCGGGTGAACAAGATGCTCGCGCAGGACGGCATTTCTTACGGCGGCGGCGTGCAGGTGAAACATCTCCTGTGGATCGCCGTGCGTGATCTCGGACTCGGCCGTGTCACTGAAACGGTCCGGTCGCCCTTTCGCGATTTCCGTATCGCCCCTTTTTACGGCTGCTACATGCTGCGCCCATCCTGGGAACTGGGTTTCGATGATCCCGAAAATCCCAGTTCGTTGGAAAAAATCATTCGTGCCGTCGGCGGAGAGCCGGTCGCCTACGCGGGCCGGACCAAATGTTGCGGCTTCCCGATTATCCTGGAGAAGGAAGCCATCGCGGTGGCCATGGCCGGCACGAATATGAAGGACGCGAAGGACCATGGTGCAGACTTTATGGTGACGCCCTGTCCGCTCTGTCATATGAGCCTGGATATCTACCAGGAGCGCGCGGGGCGGGCGGTGAAGACTGAACTGAACCTTCCCATTCTCCATCTCCCGCAATTGCTCGGTCTCGCCATGGGGATTCCCGCGCAGGACCTTGGGCTGTCGCGCCATCTGATTTCCGTCGAACGGATCGTGACTCGTTTGCAGACACCGGACACAACACATTCATCCTTACCCGTGGAGCCCACGACATGA
- a CDS encoding Si-specific NAD(P)(+) transhydrogenase — protein MPASAYDIVVIGSGPAGQKAAIQGAKAGKKVVLIEQEPGIGGNCVYRGTIPSKTLRETAVQYERLKRSSEVFEGKMRFDVPMTVLLHRLDEVVKAHECYMAGQITRNGVTYRHGRARLLSPHEVQLETVDGACQTLTAETIVLATGSRPSSIPQIPVDHEHVLDSDSILSMIYLPRSLTILGGGVIACEYASTFALLGVEVTLIDRAPRPLSFMDAEIVEVFQRSIERQGGRFYSGHTVTEVAWDGVSSVVSRLANGMAVKSEKMLVALGRRPNIEELNLEAAGLTMDEKGRIPVNEYGQTSVPHIFAAGDMLGRPPALASQAMEDGRRAVSYALGLPVGESLNQVPIGIYTIPEIASIGLDEEQAAARYRGPIIGRAPFTEIAKGQITGACNGLLKLVADPSGERLLGVQIVGENAAELIHLGQMALQDGAAIDRFIDTIFSFPTFAEAYRVAALDILGQRRKRQDDAQAA, from the coding sequence ATGCCCGCGAGCGCCTACGACATCGTCGTGATCGGCAGCGGACCGGCCGGGCAAAAGGCTGCGATCCAGGGCGCCAAAGCCGGCAAGAAGGTCGTGCTGATCGAGCAGGAGCCCGGCATCGGCGGAAATTGCGTGTACCGCGGCACGATCCCCAGCAAGACCTTGCGCGAAACAGCGGTGCAATACGAGCGCCTGAAACGGTCGAGTGAGGTGTTCGAGGGCAAGATGCGTTTCGACGTGCCCATGACCGTCCTGTTGCATCGCCTCGACGAGGTCGTGAAAGCGCATGAGTGTTATATGGCCGGTCAAATCACGCGCAACGGCGTGACCTACCGGCACGGGCGCGCGCGACTCCTCTCGCCCCACGAAGTCCAGCTGGAAACCGTCGACGGCGCCTGCCAAACCCTGACGGCCGAAACGATCGTGCTGGCAACAGGATCTCGCCCTTCGTCGATTCCGCAGATCCCCGTCGATCACGAACATGTGCTGGATAGTGATTCGATCTTGTCGATGATCTACCTTCCCCGGTCGTTGACGATTTTGGGCGGCGGGGTCATCGCCTGCGAATATGCTTCGACCTTTGCGCTACTGGGGGTCGAAGTGACGCTCATCGACAGGGCCCCGCGCCCCCTGTCGTTCATGGACGCGGAAATCGTCGAGGTGTTTCAGCGCAGCATCGAACGCCAGGGCGGACGGTTTTACTCCGGCCACACAGTCACCGAAGTGGCCTGGGACGGCGTGTCCTCCGTCGTCTCCCGACTGGCGAACGGGATGGCGGTCAAGAGCGAAAAAATGCTGGTGGCACTGGGGCGTCGGCCGAACATTGAAGAATTGAATCTCGAGGCGGCCGGACTCACGATGGACGAGAAGGGCCGCATCCCCGTCAACGAATACGGGCAAACCTCCGTCCCGCATATTTTTGCCGCCGGCGATATGCTGGGTCGTCCCCCGGCCCTGGCCTCACAAGCGATGGAGGATGGTCGTCGGGCCGTCAGTTACGCCTTAGGCCTCCCGGTCGGTGAATCGCTCAATCAGGTGCCAATCGGGATCTATACCATTCCGGAGATCGCCTCTATCGGCCTGGATGAGGAACAGGCTGCGGCCCGATATCGGGGGCCGATCATCGGCCGCGCTCCGTTTACGGAAATTGCCAAGGGGCAGATCACCGGCGCGTGCAACGGGCTACTGAAACTGGTCGCCGATCCGTCCGGGGAGCGCCTCCTGGGCGTCCAGATTGTGGGCGAGAATGCGGCGGAACTGATTCATCTCGGCCAGATGGCGTTGCAGGACGGGGCGGCCATCGATCGGTTCATCGATACCATTTTCAGCTTTCCCACGTTTGCCGAAGCCTACCGCGTCGCCGCCCTCGACATTTTGGGCCAACGCCGTAAACGGCAGGACGATGCCCAAGCGGCCTGA
- a CDS encoding DUF3365 domain-containing protein — protein MWKKWRPTISRALAAAGPGHDSRERRTIMRRRAAWFLAAVVLLMTVHPPVSMAVERAEAEETARLLAKLLESGRAVIERNQSLIDDPHKGEKGFTPELFEQQLVREFHVKTGIDLAALPTAPVSILVPPLAKELLPALVQASREVVRDAQVVINQRGIGYKNFIPATYGSQASARFSKAAHVRLKQTAIHARNPKNEPDEYEASVLTWLSARPRAEAYVSELTDEGRTLRVVMPIYYAKDCLSCHGEPKGDLDISGYPKEGHKEGDLAGAITVTAPLGTR, from the coding sequence ATGTGGAAAAAATGGCGGCCCACTATATCCAGGGCGCTTGCCGCAGCAGGTCCGGGTCATGACAGCAGGGAGAGGAGAACGATCATGAGACGTCGCGCAGCATGGTTTCTGGCTGCAGTTGTGCTGTTGATGACCGTGCATCCTCCGGTGAGCATGGCGGTCGAACGAGCCGAGGCGGAGGAAACGGCGCGCCTCCTGGCGAAACTCCTGGAATCCGGGCGCGCCGTCATCGAGCGCAACCAGTCGTTGATCGACGATCCTCACAAGGGGGAAAAAGGATTCACGCCGGAATTATTCGAGCAGCAATTGGTGCGGGAGTTTCACGTAAAGACAGGGATCGACCTGGCGGCGCTGCCCACGGCGCCGGTGTCCATTCTCGTTCCGCCGCTGGCCAAGGAGCTCCTGCCGGCGTTGGTCCAGGCCAGCCGGGAGGTCGTACGCGACGCGCAGGTGGTCATCAATCAGCGCGGCATCGGCTATAAGAATTTTATTCCGGCCACCTACGGCAGCCAGGCGTCAGCGCGATTTTCGAAGGCCGCGCACGTGCGGCTCAAGCAGACAGCCATTCATGCCCGGAATCCGAAAAACGAGCCCGACGAGTACGAAGCATCGGTGCTGACATGGCTATCCGCGAGGCCCAGGGCTGAGGCCTATGTGAGCGAGTTGACCGATGAGGGACGCACCTTACGGGTGGTGATGCCGATTTATTACGCCAAGGACTGCCTGTCCTGCCATGGTGAACCGAAAGGTGATCTCGACATCTCCGGTTATCCCAAGGAGGGGCATAAGGAAGGCGATCTTGCCGGAGCCATCACGGTCACCGCACCGCTGGGAACTCGATAA
- a CDS encoding EAL domain-containing protein, translating into MRARRLPGSGDAIQPTDRHTGDTDIMSQANPKILIADDDPLARLFVKNALEPAGMAVLEATGGKDALAKFEAIGPDLVILDIMMPDLDGYLTCSRIRSLPRGKRVPILVLTGLDDAQSIGQAYQHGATDFITKPVNATILCHHVRYMLRTNNVLHALIRSESRLELAQRIARIGNWDWNPKTNRFTMSNELCRLVGVRPQDFAGTFEAFLALVHADDRPIVTGALQKLIGQQTPCDIDHRIVLPNGTDFIIHLQAEAVREEETDDITVIGTAQDITERKQAERAIHQLAYYDSLTGLANRVLFKDRLSNALSYAARHHQHLATLFIDLDRFKIINDTLGHTVGDLLLTHVAERLSDSVRQSDSVSRHADHEPVHALARLGGDEFTILLTALPQPEDAGRVARRILESLAHPFSIDGHEIFISASIGISIFPSDGSTVEALLKNADTAMYHAKEQGRNNCQYYSSGLNAAAAERLDLENELRRALEREEFVVFYQPKLNIHSRRILGAEALVRWKHPKRGLVPPGVFLNAAIDTGLIRSMDEWVLREACRQVKAWEKAGLPAITISANVSNSLFHGRTLPATVADALRDSGLNPAQLELELTESIAMRDVEASVTMLEGLRTMGVRLSIDDFGTGYSSLSYLQRFPLSRLKIDQSFVRDLLTNENNVKITRAIIAMAHSLNLSVLAEGVETEGQLARLREEGCDEVQGYLFSRPVCAEEFETLLKGDADARTAA; encoded by the coding sequence ATGCGCGCGAGGCGCCTGCCTGGATCCGGCGACGCGATTCAACCGACCGATCGCCACACAGGTGATACCGACATTATGAGTCAAGCGAATCCCAAGATCCTCATCGCCGACGACGACCCGCTCGCGCGGCTGTTCGTCAAGAACGCCTTGGAACCGGCCGGCATGGCCGTCTTAGAGGCCACCGGCGGGAAGGACGCGCTGGCGAAGTTTGAGGCAATCGGCCCGGATCTCGTGATTCTCGACATCATGATGCCGGATCTGGACGGGTATCTGACCTGCTCCCGGATCCGCTCGCTCCCGCGCGGCAAACGGGTGCCCATCCTTGTGCTCACCGGCCTGGATGACGCGCAATCCATCGGGCAGGCCTATCAGCACGGCGCCACGGACTTCATCACCAAACCCGTCAATGCCACCATTCTCTGCCATCACGTCCGGTACATGCTCCGCACCAATAACGTGCTGCACGCGTTGATCCGCAGCGAATCCCGGCTGGAACTGGCGCAACGCATTGCCCGCATCGGGAACTGGGATTGGAATCCCAAGACCAATCGCTTCACCATGTCGAACGAATTGTGCCGCCTGGTCGGTGTGCGGCCGCAGGATTTCGCCGGCACCTTTGAAGCGTTCCTCGCCCTCGTGCATGCGGATGACCGCCCGATCGTGACGGGCGCCCTGCAAAAACTTATCGGGCAACAGACTCCCTGCGATATCGACCATCGCATCGTACTGCCGAACGGCACCGACTTCATCATCCATTTGCAAGCCGAGGCGGTGCGCGAAGAAGAGACGGACGACATCACGGTCATCGGGACGGCCCAGGACATCACCGAGCGCAAACAGGCGGAACGGGCCATCCATCAATTGGCCTATTACGACAGTCTGACCGGCCTGGCCAATCGCGTGTTGTTCAAGGACCGCCTCTCGAATGCCCTGTCCTATGCCGCGCGCCATCACCAGCACCTTGCCACGCTGTTTATCGACCTGGATCGTTTTAAAATCATCAATGACACGCTAGGACATACCGTGGGCGATCTCCTGCTGACGCATGTCGCGGAACGTCTCAGCGACTCGGTTCGTCAGAGCGACTCGGTCAGCCGGCATGCCGACCATGAACCGGTGCATGCCCTTGCCCGGCTTGGCGGGGATGAATTCACCATTCTCCTGACGGCACTGCCACAGCCGGAAGATGCGGGCAGAGTCGCCCGGCGCATTCTGGAATCGCTGGCCCATCCCTTCAGCATCGACGGACATGAAATTTTTATTTCCGCCAGCATCGGCATTTCAATCTTCCCGTCGGACGGCTCCACCGTGGAGGCGCTGCTGAAGAACGCCGATACCGCGATGTATCACGCGAAGGAACAGGGCCGGAATAATTGTCAGTATTATTCGTCCGGCCTGAATGCCGCGGCGGCCGAACGCCTCGATCTCGAAAACGAACTCCGGCGTGCGCTTGAACGGGAAGAGTTTGTCGTCTTTTACCAGCCGAAGCTGAATATCCATTCGCGCCGTATTCTGGGCGCCGAGGCGCTGGTGCGATGGAAGCATCCCAAGCGCGGCCTGGTGCCGCCGGGGGTTTTTTTGAACGCCGCCATCGACACCGGCCTGATCCGCTCCATGGACGAATGGGTGCTTCGGGAAGCCTGCCGTCAGGTCAAGGCCTGGGAGAAGGCGGGCCTTCCCGCGATCACCATCTCCGCCAACGTCTCCAACTCGCTCTTCCACGGACGCACGCTGCCCGCCACGGTCGCCGACGCCCTGCGGGATTCCGGCTTGAACCCTGCGCAACTGGAACTGGAACTGACCGAGTCCATCGCGATGCGGGATGTCGAGGCTTCTGTCACCATGTTGGAGGGGCTGCGGACCATGGGGGTGCGGCTGTCGATCGATGACTTTGGAACCGGCTATTCGTCGTTGAGTTATCTCCAACGATTTCCGCTGAGCCGGTTGAAAATCGATCAATCCTTCGTTCGGGACCTGCTGACGAATGAGAATAACGTAAAGATCACGCGCGCCATCATCGCCATGGCCCACAGCTTGAACCTCTCAGTGTTGGCCGAAGGCGTGGAAACGGAAGGGCAGTTGGCGCGGTTACGGGAAGAAGGCTGCGATGAAGTGCAGGGCTATCTGTTCAGCCGCCCTGTCTGCGCGGAGGAGTTTGAAACGCTGCTCAAGGGCGATGCCGATGCCCGTACAGCAGCGTAA
- a CDS encoding tetratricopeptide repeat protein: MNREERRREEKLQGKSAGGAAAAAAGLREAQMHHQAGRLDDAERGYQQLLARIPAQPDALHGLGLLLYRRGNFRDALTRLAQARAADAGNPVYCFNHGVVLQRAGLLPDAVEAYTRAIQLNPRYIDPRTNLGNVYKELGRLAEAHASYEQVLALNPEHAEAHNNLGVVLKEQGRLDAAADAYRKAIALKPAHAEAHNNLGLVLLEQGLVDDAIRCFERALQAHPGYGTALYNLGIAWIWREDIPRALRCFAETAKAKCAHGRPVTDSAVFRSRVKHDAEQIGYLFERGLLGEEWRGYHEALRHLRGRLEPAPGTVPSNRVALSPADLQPIAPSFNRLLYIAPCETMGEGALSSDLDHAAIEARYLATQPEVTSVDGLLSEEALRRLREFCWTSTIWKKDYENGYIGAFLGDGFASPLLLQIAEELRRRLPRIFGTHRLTQAWAFKHDSARRGLNIHADAAAVNVNFWITPDDANLNPESGGLVVWDKEAPREWDFKTYNSDKARGSIYEWLTSQGAKEIKIPYRANRAVLFNSDLFHETDDIAFKEGLTNRRINITLLYGHRHRP; encoded by the coding sequence ATGAATCGTGAGGAGCGTCGCCGGGAAGAAAAGTTACAGGGGAAAAGCGCGGGAGGCGCAGCGGCTGCCGCGGCCGGTTTGCGCGAGGCCCAGATGCATCATCAGGCCGGACGCCTGGATGACGCGGAACGGGGCTATCAGCAGCTACTCGCACGAATCCCTGCCCAGCCGGATGCCCTGCACGGGTTGGGTCTGCTGTTGTACCGGCGCGGGAACTTCCGGGACGCGTTGACCCGTCTTGCCCAGGCTCGGGCTGCCGATGCGGGTAACCCCGTCTATTGCTTTAACCATGGCGTCGTGCTCCAACGGGCGGGACTCCTCCCCGACGCGGTTGAAGCCTACACTCGAGCCATTCAGCTCAACCCGCGTTACATCGACCCCCGCACGAACCTCGGGAATGTCTATAAAGAGTTAGGACGTTTGGCTGAGGCACACGCATCCTACGAACAGGTGTTGGCGCTCAATCCGGAGCATGCCGAAGCTCACAACAATCTCGGCGTGGTGTTGAAAGAACAAGGCCGGCTCGATGCGGCGGCAGATGCGTATCGGAAGGCCATTGCCCTGAAGCCGGCGCATGCCGAAGCCCACAACAATCTAGGATTGGTCTTGCTGGAGCAGGGCCTGGTGGATGACGCCATCCGCTGCTTCGAACGGGCGCTGCAGGCCCATCCCGGGTACGGGACGGCGTTGTATAACCTGGGCATCGCGTGGATCTGGCGGGAGGATATTCCTCGCGCTCTGCGCTGTTTTGCGGAAACGGCCAAGGCCAAGTGTGCGCACGGCCGCCCCGTCACCGACTCCGCGGTCTTTCGTTCCCGCGTGAAGCATGATGCCGAGCAAATCGGCTACTTGTTTGAGCGCGGGTTACTGGGCGAAGAATGGCGGGGATATCACGAGGCGCTGCGTCATTTGCGCGGGCGCCTGGAGCCGGCCCCTGGCACTGTCCCGTCCAATCGCGTTGCCCTGTCCCCTGCCGACCTTCAGCCTATTGCTCCCTCGTTCAACCGGCTGTTGTACATTGCGCCTTGTGAGACGATGGGAGAGGGAGCGCTCTCGTCTGATCTGGATCACGCCGCGATTGAAGCACGGTATCTGGCGACGCAGCCGGAGGTGACCTCTGTTGATGGACTGCTGTCAGAGGAAGCGCTGCGGCGCCTGAGAGAGTTCTGCTGGACGTCGACGATCTGGAAGAAAGACTATGAGAACGGGTACATCGGGGCGTTTCTCGGCGACGGCTTTGCGTCACCCCTGCTGCTGCAGATTGCCGAGGAACTTCGCCGGCGGCTGCCGCGCATTTTCGGCACACACCGCCTCACGCAGGCCTGGGCCTTCAAGCACGATAGCGCCCGGCGCGGCTTGAATATCCATGCCGATGCCGCCGCGGTGAACGTCAATTTCTGGATCACGCCGGACGACGCGAATCTCAATCCTGAGAGCGGGGGGCTGGTGGTATGGGACAAGGAAGCGCCGAGGGAGTGGGACTTCAAAACCTACAATAGCGACAAGGCCCGGGGCAGCATCTACGAATGGCTCACATCGCAAGGGGCGAAGGAAATCAAGATTCCCTATCGGGCCAATCGAGCGGTCCTGTTTAACTCAGATCTGTTTCACGAAACCGACGACATTGCGTTCAAGGAAGGACTCACCAACCGGCGGATCAACATTACGCTGCTGTACGGGCATCGGCATCGCCCTTGA
- a CDS encoding HDOD domain-containing protein, with translation MYNEHNPATLDLWCEPYMSAELAPISDPASTSPLEQLLIERIRKGAIELPLLPQVASRILAMVYDPDAEAAKLASLIHQDQALAAHVIRIANSPAYMTRNPVVSLQHAVSMLGMNLMSELAFSASIKGSAFKVPGWDNEVKSLWHYSLASGAYAKEIARMRRFNVESAYLCGLLHGIGRPVVLQTLVALAKERGSALTQGLLHQLLDGYYIQVGLLVADEWGLPPPVVESIGFHADYHYAKTAKQECMTTCLAGRLAKHFLDPDGFDEATVREHSVFADLNLYPKDIDALLAHKDKVQAVVEAMPL, from the coding sequence ATGTACAACGAACACAATCCCGCAACCCTAGACCTGTGGTGTGAGCCCTATATGAGTGCTGAACTTGCCCCGATCTCAGACCCTGCCTCAACCAGCCCGTTAGAGCAGCTCTTGATCGAACGGATCCGGAAAGGAGCCATCGAACTCCCGCTGTTGCCGCAGGTGGCTTCCCGAATTCTGGCCATGGTGTATGATCCCGATGCCGAAGCGGCCAAACTGGCCTCGCTCATTCATCAGGATCAGGCGCTGGCCGCCCATGTCATCCGCATTGCCAATTCTCCGGCTTACATGACCCGCAATCCCGTCGTCTCGCTGCAGCATGCCGTGTCCATGCTGGGTATGAACCTGATGTCCGAACTGGCCTTCTCCGCATCCATCAAAGGCAGCGCATTCAAAGTGCCGGGATGGGATAACGAAGTCAAGAGCCTCTGGCATTATTCTCTCGCCAGCGGAGCCTATGCCAAAGAAATTGCGCGTATGCGCCGGTTCAACGTTGAAAGCGCCTACCTGTGCGGTCTCCTGCACGGAATCGGCCGCCCGGTCGTGTTGCAAACCCTGGTCGCCCTGGCTAAGGAACGAGGCAGCGCATTGACGCAGGGTCTCCTCCATCAACTGCTCGACGGGTATTACATCCAGGTGGGTCTGCTGGTCGCCGACGAATGGGGCCTGCCTCCGCCCGTGGTGGAATCGATCGGGTTCCATGCCGATTATCACTACGCCAAAACGGCGAAGCAGGAATGTATGACGACCTGCCTGGCGGGTCGCCTGGCGAAACATTTTCTTGATCCCGACGGCTTCGATGAAGCCACGGTGCGGGAGCATTCGGTCTTTGCCGATCTGAACCTGTATCCGAAAGATATCGATGCGCTCTTGGCCCATAAGGACAAGGTACAAGCCGTCGTGGAGGCGATGCCATTGTGA